The Candidatus Defluviibacterium haderslevense DNA window ATTCATATGTAGGTACACAATTGCCATTCTGGCCATCCACTTTAAATTTCATATTACAAATTCCCTGGCACACTAGGATTTTTCTATCAGGATCATTATTAATTTTGCCTAATGGACTTAATTGAGGCGAAGATCCTCCATTTGTTCTAATTGTGAAATCACAAACATCTCCAAGGAAACCATCCACAAACAAATAGTATGTCTTACATGCTATGAAATTTGCATTAATGGTGTATGTGCCTGGCCCATGCACGTCATTGTTACAAGCAATTGACTCCTTACAGTCACAATCTCCCCAAATACCATATTGAATTCCTCCCCCAGTAATTGAACAATTGCCTATATTAAATGTAATGGTAACATTTCCACCTTCAGTAACAAATGCCCACCAAGCAGTATTATGAGAAGCACCTCCTCCGGGACATAATGGTGTGCATCCTGTAGGATTACTATAAACAGGATTTGAACAGCTATAACCATTTAATTCATCGAGTGAGCATAACACATTCGCGTCTTTACAATTATCTGCAGAAGGAGGACTGCATTGAGCGATAGCAGTCTGTCCAGTATATATAGATAGAAATAAAAAGATCGTGTAAGGAAGGATGTAATAAATATTTCTATATAAGTTCATTTTTTTGTTTACATTTTTAAGAAATAACATTGCTATGTTAGAAAATACAAAGTTCTATTCATTCCCAGTTATCATCATTTTTAATGTCTGAATTTTATTTTTTTGATTGACTTTGATGAAATATGTTCCATTTGGAATTTGTTGCTTTTGCAGATCTAAATTTAATTTTGAAGAATATGTAATTCCACTTTTTCTATAATATGAAGTTCCATCTAAAGAAATAATTTCAATGGACGTTTTTGTATATGACAAAAGACCATCTAACGTAAATATTCCTTGATTAGGATTAGGCATGATTCTAATAGTATTATTAGAATTTGCATCTTGAACATCTGTAGTTTTTAATGATACTGAAATACATTGTGGAACAACTGAATTACAAATACTATCAATTGTTAAACAGATTTTCCCAAAAGTTTCAGTTGAATCCCATTTTATTCTGATCTCACTACTATCATTCAGATTCTTAGTGAGTATTGTTCCTCCAGTGACGGTCCAATGATATTTTTTTAATGCACTATTTTGCTTTACTGTATCAACATACGTAGAGATCATATTTCTGAATGCTGAAGTATCGCCTGAAAGAAAAAAATTCGGAGTAAAATTTTCATTGATGCCTTCGCAAAAATCAAAATAGCAAGTTTTAATCATAGTACCAAGTTTGACATTAACCTTCATTTCAAGACAGTAAATATCCTTTTTATCCACAAGTATTTTCTCCTTTGTATCAATACTATTTTTTGTAAAGTCTTTCTGCAAGTACCACTTGTAAGCATATTCATAAATTTCCCCACCGCCACATGTCTTGGTTCGATTAACAATTCTAGGACTTATTTCTATCTTCCCATTAACACATTCTTCAGTAAATGTTATATTAAAATCAAGAAATATAGCGGTCAATTTATAAGTACTATCACATCTGTATGGCACAGTAGCTTTTGACAATAATAGAATTTTATCTAAAACACAAGAACTATATGATTGTCTTGTTGTAGGGTCGGTATATATTTCCGTTTTATCACATCCTATGTGGAATACATTTGGTGGTATCGGTATTGGCAATATACTAAAAGTCACAACTGAATCGAAAATACAACAATCAGTACCCTTGAACGTATTTCTATACTCTCCAGGTTCCTTAATCTCTTGACTATGCCATTTATGTGGTATTTGCTCTGCACATAAAATTCTTGGTATTCCAAGCTTATCCCAAATAGGACGAACTTCAATTGTTACACATTCTGGACCTTCCTGATCACATATTGAACCTGAGGAAGGGTTACCTATGTATGCCGTAACACAAAGTTGAAAATCCCCTTCGTCAGGAAAGTCTAAGTCTATATTATCATCATCTCCTCCTACAATATTTCCATCGAGAGTCCATTCATAGGTAGGTTCACAATTTCCA harbors:
- a CDS encoding T9SS type A sorting domain-containing protein, translated to MNRTIFAIYIFCIFLIEPTQSNAQCTPPSVDNCEDANVLCSLDELNGYSCLNPNYSNPTGCSPLCPSGGGAHNTAWWAFVTEGGMVTITITYQNCSVNGTGVQMGIWGDCDCSESVACNPNCNGPGQFTITANLTACKTYYIFVDGCSGDVCDFTIATSGGAMPNLKKLTKINEDLDRRIQLCKGACNKNFKVAGQNGNCEPTYEWTLDGNIVGGDDDNIDLDFPDEGDFQLCVTAYIGNPSSGSICDQEGPECVTIEVRPIWDKLGIPRILCAEQIPHKWHSQEIKEPGEYRNTFKGTDCCIFDSVVTFSILPIPIPPNVFHIGCDKTEIYTDPTTRQSYSSCVLDKILLLSKATVPYRCDSTYKLTAIFLDFNITFTEECVNGKIEISPRIVNRTKTCGGGEIYEYAYKWYLQKDFTKNSIDTKEKILVDKKDIYCLEMKVNVKLGTMIKTCYFDFCEGINENFTPNFFLSGDTSAFRNMISTYVDTVKQNSALKKYHWTVTGGTILTKNLNDSSEIRIKWDSTETFGKICLTIDSICNSVVPQCISVSLKTTDVQDANSNNTIRIMPNPNQGIFTLDGLLSYTKTSIEIISLDGTSYYRKSGITYSSKLNLDLQKQQIPNGTYFIKVNQKNKIQTLKMMITGNE